One genomic region from Neoarius graeffei isolate fNeoGra1 chromosome 4, fNeoGra1.pri, whole genome shotgun sequence encodes:
- the ccdc65 gene encoding dynein regulatory complex subunit 2 — MPKKGGKKGGGGKQMTEEERLVFLQKKARAEEESAKRKEDVLTQFLKDKLQKEEQNSKVNLHKLNQQWRSNLRQTRAAELREDFTILSQTFERVVDCKDNVIKLLVCDLSEAEQQSALAHRAHRQCMDHLLEVQKSRLTVLESHWSTSLKELSTEYSAKREQILKLHQQETEYLEAATFALEQHYAGIDSEARQDYQGVRDDIKNQNIEEKHALRIQMESTVEGLWQQFQHEQEKYTEATEDRQIAFDSLRATDQRNAQEADLHMRHMQKLQGTISALRSHLSSNQRENEASGRRLQAECEEVTQEVQQLRAKLCSAQTAERARLANHTMYSDNTIKKLQGIIEEGEMLLRLADVCRKLETEQEKVLPFYTSSLNAEELSQEKAHAMEAMCEELARTMMDYTDLEKFWQRYNKVLLERLCLEREKKVLEWENRQLRILLKQYLDGISVSDEILQQRNSLLMLSCPSVQASPASETQTNTRRTVIEAAHVVQHML; from the exons ATGCCGAAGAAAGGAGGGAAGAAGGGTGGAGGGGGAAAGCAGATGACTGAGGAGGAAAGACTGGTGTTCCTGCAAAAGAAGGCTCGGGCTGAAGAAGAAAGTGCCAAAAGAAAAGAAGATGTGCTTACACAGTtccttaag GATAAACTGCAGAAGGAGGAGCAGAACAGCAAAGTTAACCTGCACAAGTTGAACCAGCAGTGGCGTTCGAACCTGCGTCAGACtagagcagcagagctacgtgaaGATTTCACAATACTCAGCCAAACATTTGAGAGGGTTGTGGACTGCAAGGACAATGTCATTAAG TTATTGGTGTGTGATCTGAGCGAAGCAGAGCAGCAGTCAGCACTGGCTCACAGGGCTCATCGTCAGTGTATGGATCATTTGCTGGAGGTACAGAAAAGCCGACTGACAGTGCTAGAGTCACACTGGAGCACCAGTCTTAAGGAACTCAGTACTGAGTACAGCGCAAAGCG GGAACAAATTTTGAAGCTGCATCAGCAGGAGACCGAGTACCTAGAAGCAGCCACCTTTGCCTTAGAACAGCACTATGCTGGAATAGACAGTGAGGCCAGACAGGACTATCAGGGTGTACGTGACGACATCAAAAACCAG AACATTGAGGAGAAGCATGCATTGCGTATCCAGATGGAAAGCACAGTGGAAGGGTTGTGGCAGCAGTTTCAGCATGAACAAGAGAAGTACACTGAAGCCACTGAAGATCGACAAATTGCTTTTGATTCGCTCCGTGCCACAGACCAACGCAATGCTCAGGAAGCAGACCTGCATATGAGGCACATGCAGAAATTACAG GGCACCATCAGTGCTCTGCGTTCTCATCTGAGCTCCAATCAGAGAGAGAATGAGGCATCTGGACGCAGACTTCAAGCAGAATGTGAGGAAGTTACTCAGGAAGTTCAACAGCTCAGAGCTAAGCTCTGCTCTGCTCAGACAGCTGAAAGAGCACGGCTAGCTAATCACACTATGTACAGCGATAACACAATTAAAAAACTACAGGGCATTATAGAAGAG GGAGAGATGTTGTTACGTCTGGCTGATGTGTGTCGCAAACTTGAAACTGAGCAAGAGAAGGTGCTTCCCTTTTACACATCATCTTTAAATGCTGAGGAACTGAGTCAGGAGAAAGCACATGCTATGGAGGCGATGTGTGAAGAGTTAGCACGG ACAATGATGGACTATACAGATCTAGAAAAGTTCTGGCAACGTTACAACAAGGTTCTACTAGAACGTTTGTGTTTAGAACGGGAGAAGAAGGTCCTAGAATGGGAGAACCGGCAGCTAAGGATTCTTCTCAAACAGTACCTGGATGGAATCTCTGTTAGTGACGAGATCCTACAGCAGCGGAACTCGCTGCTCATGTTGTCCTGCCCATCAGTCCAAGCCTCTCCAGCTTCAGAAACCCAAACAAACACACGCAGGACAGTCATAGAGGCGGCTCATGTGGTGCAGCACATGCTGTAG